ACTGCTTCATGTGGTTTGGCACAACAAACACTAAAAGGGTTGCCAAGAAGGTTACACTGATCAACTACTGACATTTTAACAATGTCCACAACTTTCAGCTTCTTATTGTCACAATCAGCTAACAAAAGTAAACCGTCTTCTGTTATACAAGACCCATGTATATCTCCTTGGTGGGTGTCATTCTGCGTTCTAATATCCATTTCCCTCATCCCTTTAATTGTGTAGATGGTTGTTCGCTTTTGCTTTGAAGTTACAGGGAAAACTGAACCGAAAGTCAGCTGTTGCTTTAGAGAATCACGTATATTTTGGTTTATAACAAATACCATCTTTGCTTCAACTACTGAATCCACTGTGTTAAAATCTGCTTCTGCTTCAGCTACAAGCTTCTGTGCTGCTTTTATTGAGACGAATTGTTGTGCTTTGTTCCCTTCAGACTTCTCCACATCATTTGCAGCTTTTTCCAATCTACCCACTTCATTTTCTAATTTATCCATCTGATTCTTTAAAATCGATTCAGCTCTGTGAAATTCTTCTTCCACTATTTTTATTGATTCCAATTCCATTTTTTCCAGACAAAGTTCAAGATCTTTCCGGAAATCTTTTATTGATTTCACTGCTTCGTCTTTCGACTTATTCAATTCGTCAAGAAGCGCGATGTTTGCTTCCTTTGATTTCTCGATTCCCGATTTCTTCTCTCTTAAATTCTGAcatactttttcaaaatctgattgTCTGAAAAGCTTGCCAATTTCATCTTGTATAGAGCGGACGTCGGTACAGAccctgaaatattacaaaaattattcTATTTTATAAACTGTTTCGGATATTAATAGCTTTTTGTTTCAAAGTTAAACGAATGAATGAAACGTTTATTTAGTTTTTATGCATATATTAGGTTAGAATATTATAATCTCAACACATCTACAGTCCTTggaatgataataaaacaaaacacctTTATGAAGTCACTGAAGATGCTAGCAGATGCCATCAAAACCGTGAACTGTTTTGTTTCAGTAAGAAAACAATGATTTAAAAAACGTAATGTCTACTTAAAAGTATGCATTTCGAGACAAACAAATATATGTGATTCAAATCATTCGTTGCGCATACCtcatgcttgtttttttttttttgttttttttttaaatgataaattgttTAACAATGTCAACTttagttttatgatattttatgtttacataaagaTAAACATGCACAGACTTTAATAGGGTCGATAgataacaataacatgttatcAAAGCTGAACTTTGAAGCATTAAATAGCTACAGTAAGAAATCCAAAGAAAACGGatcatttaaattaaaatcaaagacAAAAAGCATCAGGAAAAGTTTCATTCAGCGAACGCGGCCGCACATACAACACTTCACATGAAAATATGGGAATATGTAAATCACCATAATTATATACATAGGTGCACACTGGCTGAGTacgtatgtatatttatatacaaatgaaaacataaataaaacgcAGAATTAGtgacaaacaaacacaaacacatgGAAAAGAAGACAGCAGGGCACTGCCTTTGAAcagtcagttgcaaaaacactgTTCAGACTAGCGCAACATCTATTTAACACCTATTATATTGCTATATTACAAACGAATGTAAGTAAAATGACTCCTTATCAAATTTACAATATTCAAGTTGACTAAAATTGTAATCTTGAGAAAACTATACAATTTTATCCTTGCCTCATTCTCATTTTATCATCTCACCTGTGTTCCAGTGCTATACAAGTGGTACATCCAACGACGTCGTGGTTTTCACAGTACATGTTCATCAGGTTTGTCTCATGAATGGTACATCTTTGTGTTGGTATTTCTGGTAGATCAGTCGTGAATTCCGACTTGAAACTTGCCCTGTCTAAAAGAGTGTGAGTTACTAAAGTAGGAAAAACCTCATGAGTATCTACACATGCCTGACAACAATAGCCCTGACATTCCACGCAATATTTCACTGCTTTCTTATTCCCATTTCTTTTAGCACAAGCAGtacatttgaaattaaacatttcatCGGATGTGTCCTCTCCACTCGACGCCATTTTAAACGATAAAGTTTCTAAATACACTTCCTCTTTCGATTTGCAATGACAAATAATACACGGGCGTAACAAGTATTTATTTTAAACCGGGTTTGATTTGCTAAACGATaggcaaaagaaaaaaacaacaggatgTTGTAATACTACAGACAAAATCGCACTTTATGAATAAAGCATATTTGGAAATATACTGTAAACGTGTCAATTCAGTCTAGTCCCGGCAGTCCGTTATCGCGGattttcacactttaattacGTTTAATTAAACGTATTAGTagtattagacctttctaacgtaaacgtaattacgaaacggaatactgaatccgtaaaattttaggctaatttgtggtctatgggaaacaatttcatccaatagtaatgcaatagtatctcccttagaccattatttccaaataacatttacggattcagtaatccgtttccgatttacgtttacgttagaaatgtctattgGGGTCTCTTTAGGGACAGACCTGCGCAGGCGCGGTGGCCATCTTAGATCTATCACGTCATGCGCaccggccattttgaattctagttttagaatgacatcacctttctattttaagaatgacttcacaatgttataaatagaaacgACAGTAATAAATCCAGTTCAAGACTGTCATACTGAAAATGGCTATGTTCTATTGATAGAAATGACTCcctgaagtatatagagctgacttctATACCTATcgagggcgtgttcgcgcacattgagggtcagccctacatggggagataacacgaaaacaaaagctATATGCATGCGTAAAAAAAGAATCCTTTAACCTCTTTTCTCGTATAAAAaccatttgaaagaaaatgtataataatgagATAATTACGTACTGTCTACGACTTGAccaatcattaaaataaaaagcatTAAAACTATATGAGAATAACCGATATactatttgtaaaatgaaattataagacaaaatattaccCACTCAACAGATGTAAACTCGTCGATATCCCAcactaaaatgaaccaacacttgTACGCCACTCTTTATCcatttagaatacagattaataccggcgtttctaaacataaaatagccaatcagaaggcaggaaaAACGAACCAATGaaacatctccaataaagtcgttttgaccggtgaaaacgtcgaaattttaaccagTCAACGCTCAATATTATTGACGAATGACATTGAGAGTTCAGAACGCGAATTgtatataagagagtgcacaGCCGTCAATAGTCATTCTTTAGAATTCATACCGGTAACATGGAAAACTTTGACTCTATCGTGAACACTTTCACCGGCGCTGATGAATTTTGCGGGGATACAGGATTTCAGTCAAATGCCACGCGTTCTCTTCTGCATCTTACCGTCAAATGACAACAGTAATCATAGTCTGAATATTGATcagagaataaaatatttttgacaggTTTAAACCTGTACACCATGCTATAGCAtacaaatatgatgattttacatagcgcaGGATTcgatttatgagcgcattaatataatcatagaaatgattataatttctttaataaacctgatacgaaatacaatagaaatacttaactaaattattcatacaacgtACCAGTGATGCGCTTTCTTCCGGATAAATTCACCTAATGAATCAAACTCTAGCTGGTTGAATATAAATATCGTTTCACTTCCAACAGCCAgtcagtattttgacaagcggtaacacttttccaatacacctgacaggttaagacccgtATCGCTTTACTCCAcgctacatatatattgattagTAGTATAGAAAAGattgtcaaaattctgcttcctgattggctGTAGGTAGTGAAGTGTTATATACTATACtccagttctacaggtaaatatcattcggttaaaggatCTGGTAGAGTGCatatcacggtttatgctgtatgaacaattaaattaaatatttctgtttcattttagtatcaggtaaattaaagaaattaataccATTTTGCTATAGgtaatcatttctatacttatgcataaagcgttaacggcgctctttaaaatcaatatatatgtagcgTGGAGTAAAGCGATACGGgtcttgacctgtcaggtgtattggaaaagtgttaccgcttgtcaaaatattgcattctgattggctgttggtagtgaaacgatatttatATTCGACCATCTAGAGTTTGATTCATTAGGTGAAAGCGCATCACTGGTacgttgtatgaataatttagttaagtatttctattgtatttcgtatcaggtttattaaagaaattatacatttctataattatattaatgcgctcataaatcgAATCCtgcgctatgtaaaatcatcatatttgtaCGCTATAGCATGGTGTACAGGTTTAAacctgtcaaaatattttattctctgATCAATATTCAGACTATGATTACTGTTGTCATTTGACGGTAAGATGCAGAAGAGAACGCGTGGCATTTGACTGAAATCCTGTATCCTTGCAAAATTCATCAGCGCCGGTGAAAGTGTTCACGATAGAGTCACAGTTTTCCATGTTACCGGTACGAATTGTAAAGAATGACTATTGACGGCtgtgcactctcttatatacAATTCGCGTTCTGAATTCTCAATGTCATTCGTCAATAATATTGAGctttgattggttaaaatttcgacgttttcatcGGTCAAAACgtacggaagccctggagggacattttagttacttcttatgacttatttgttattacttatttgttattaattaattgttACTACTTATTTGTTACAACATATGAAAGGTAAAACGCGGTAAACTGCATCATAATGGAGAATAGCTCTAGTGCAGAAGAGGTATGTATACGTCGATTTATCTGGCacaattatttttagtttaagaaaAAGACAGTCAGGATGACAAATGTGTTCAAGTGTTTTAAAAACCATGTTTATTGCTTTATAATGGCTGCAGTACTAAGTATCATCGGTATACTGGGAATAATACCTAATAAGTTCTAGTGTAATTTTTACGTTCAAATAATTTTCTCTGAAGATATCCCACCATTTGCACCTATTAGGCCTTCCTCCTACATGTGTACCTATGTATATGTGTTT
The genomic region above belongs to Mercenaria mercenaria strain notata chromosome 12, MADL_Memer_1, whole genome shotgun sequence and contains:
- the LOC123535147 gene encoding uncharacterized protein LOC123535147, translating into MASSGEDTSDEMFNFKCTACAKRNGNKKAVKYCVECQGYCCQACVDTHEVFPTLVTHTLLDRASFKSEFTTDLPEIPTQRCTIHETNLMNMYCENHDVVGCTTCIALEHRVCTDVRSIQDEIGKLFRQSDFEKVCQNLREKKSGIEKSKEANIALLDELNKSKDEAVKSIKDFRKDLELCLEKMELESIKIVEEEFHRAESILKNQMDKLENEVGRLEKAANDVEKSEGNKAQQFVSIKAAQKLVAEAEADFNTVDSVVEAKMVFVINQNIRDSLKQQLTFGSVFPVTSKQKRTTIYTIKGMREMDIRTQNDTHQGDIHGSCITEDGLLLLADCDNKKLKVVDIVKMSVVDQCNLLGNPFSVCCAKPHEAVVSFNNNTIQFISLSNPISPMNQIKLGHSCSGLCSYKDRLYITDKCISLYIHDMAGTLLQTVSKDNSGNDLFANCQKIAISDTGDKIFVTDSKKGVVTVDTQGKHIETFSDTGVTNALAVCTDYKGNLFVCGNASNNVVQLTQNGKEKLGVVVQKSDGVQNSLSISFDPRRCTLIVTQCGNDKVKFFDLQ